In the genome of Pseudarthrobacter sp. IC2-21, one region contains:
- a CDS encoding ATP-binding cassette domain-containing protein: MTLDGAAGEPLVHIQDFRMDFGDTTVIRDLSFDVRAGETFGFLGSNGSGKTTTLRALLGIYQPTAGTLHIGGRPFTARDGARLGYLPEERGLYKKESVLDVMVYFGRLKGMDKAHAKTWSREYLDRIDLADKANMRVDKLSGGQQQKIQLGVTIMNDPQLLILDEPTKGFDPVNRRLLMDIIEERKLAGATVIMVTHQMEEVERLCDRVILLKDGTSRAYGTVEEVQEQFGGTVYRLTYDGALPVSALYDIVSAGDGRAELSPRPGGTESAVLRELINAGVAVRSFTTARTSLDEIFIRVYGEEHQMAEA; encoded by the coding sequence ATGACGCTGGACGGTGCGGCCGGGGAGCCGCTTGTGCACATTCAGGACTTCCGGATGGACTTCGGGGACACGACGGTCATCAGGGATCTGTCCTTCGATGTCCGGGCCGGGGAAACCTTCGGGTTCCTCGGCAGCAACGGCTCCGGGAAGACCACCACGCTGCGGGCGCTGCTGGGCATCTATCAGCCCACCGCCGGCACCCTCCACATCGGCGGCAGGCCCTTCACCGCCCGCGACGGCGCCCGCCTCGGCTACCTGCCCGAGGAACGCGGCCTGTACAAGAAAGAGTCCGTCCTGGACGTGATGGTCTACTTCGGCCGGCTCAAGGGCATGGACAAGGCCCACGCCAAAACCTGGTCCCGCGAGTACCTGGACCGGATCGACCTGGCCGACAAGGCAAACATGCGGGTGGACAAACTCTCCGGCGGCCAGCAGCAGAAGATCCAGCTCGGCGTCACCATCATGAACGACCCCCAACTGCTGATCCTGGACGAACCCACCAAGGGCTTCGACCCGGTCAACCGGCGTCTGCTGATGGACATCATCGAAGAGCGGAAACTCGCCGGCGCCACCGTCATCATGGTCACCCACCAGATGGAGGAAGTGGAACGGCTCTGCGACCGGGTCATCCTGCTCAAGGACGGCACCTCCCGCGCGTACGGCACCGTGGAAGAGGTCCAGGAACAGTTCGGCGGCACCGTGTACCGGCTGACCTACGACGGCGCCCTGCCGGTGTCCGCCCTCTACGACATTGTCAGTGCCGGTGACGGCCGCGCCGAGCTCTCCCCGCGCCCCGGCGGCACCGAATCCGCTGTCCTGCGCGAACTCATCAACGCCGGCGTGGCCGTGCGGTCCTTCACCACCGCCAGGACGTCCCTGGATGAAATCTTCATCAGGGTCTATGGCGAAGAACACCAGATGGCGGAGGCCTAA
- a CDS encoding ABC transporter permease, with product MTQPATKVSPAPPPAAVPAPPKRPFAQHNLRTVIGFEFTRTLKKRGFWIATLSIPVVIGIVFALVYLSNSSTAASADAQKTAALSFTYTDASGLVSDNIARAMGGIKAADPGAALEDVKKGVSDAYFVYPAEPATQTVKVYGVDKGIFENGKYDAVAKQLLTASAQATVGSPQLTAAASGNVKTESEAFKDGKATGGFGAAIPPLTFLVIFYVSIILLSNQMLNSTLEEKENRVTEMILTTLNPTTLIIGKVAALFMVGLVQVLVFLTPIVLGYLFFRDRLSIPDLDLSTISFEPGNIIVGALLLLGGFTVFTGVLVAIGAVMPTAKDAGTIFGPLMALIFVPFYAVSLIISDPRALIVQIFTYFPLSAPVTGLLRNAFGLLSPVESAIIIVELFVVGFLILRLAVHLFRYGSIQYSRKLSIAGTFRKRSPLSGK from the coding sequence ATGACCCAGCCAGCCACAAAGGTCTCCCCCGCTCCCCCGCCCGCGGCCGTCCCGGCCCCGCCGAAGCGGCCGTTCGCGCAGCACAACCTCCGCACGGTGATCGGCTTCGAGTTCACCCGCACCCTGAAAAAGCGCGGCTTCTGGATCGCGACGCTGTCCATCCCGGTGGTGATCGGCATCGTGTTCGCCCTCGTCTACCTGAGCAATTCCTCCACCGCCGCCAGCGCCGACGCCCAGAAGACCGCGGCCCTGTCGTTCACCTACACGGACGCCTCCGGTCTGGTCTCGGACAACATCGCCCGGGCCATGGGCGGAATCAAAGCGGCCGACCCCGGCGCCGCGCTGGAGGACGTCAAAAAAGGCGTGAGCGACGCCTACTTCGTGTACCCGGCCGAGCCGGCCACGCAGACCGTGAAGGTCTACGGCGTGGACAAGGGAATCTTCGAGAACGGCAAATACGACGCCGTGGCCAAGCAGCTGCTGACCGCGTCAGCGCAGGCCACCGTGGGTTCGCCGCAGCTGACCGCCGCCGCCAGCGGGAACGTCAAGACCGAATCCGAGGCCTTCAAGGACGGCAAGGCCACCGGCGGCTTCGGCGCCGCGATCCCGCCCCTGACGTTCCTGGTGATCTTCTACGTCTCGATCATCCTGCTCTCCAACCAGATGCTGAACAGCACGCTGGAGGAGAAGGAAAACCGGGTCACCGAAATGATCCTCACCACCCTGAACCCCACCACCCTGATCATCGGCAAGGTGGCCGCCCTGTTCATGGTGGGCCTGGTCCAGGTCCTGGTGTTCCTGACCCCGATCGTGCTGGGCTACCTCTTCTTCCGCGACAGGCTCTCCATCCCGGACCTGGACCTGTCCACCATCAGCTTTGAGCCCGGGAACATCATTGTGGGAGCGCTCCTGCTGCTGGGCGGCTTCACCGTGTTCACGGGCGTCCTGGTGGCGATCGGCGCCGTGATGCCCACCGCCAAGGACGCCGGCACCATCTTCGGGCCGCTGATGGCCCTGATCTTTGTCCCGTTCTACGCCGTCAGCCTGATCATCTCCGATCCGCGCGCCCTGATCGTGCAGATCTTCACCTACTTCCCGCTCTCGGCCCCCGTCACCGGCCTGCTCCGCAACGCGTTTGGTCTGTTGAGTCCGGTTGAATCGGCCATCATCATTGTGGAGCTCTTCGTGGTGGGGTTCCTTATCCTCCGCCTGGCCGTCCACCTCTTCCGCTACGGCTCCATCCAGTACTCCCGGAAGCTCTCCATCGCCGGCACCTTCCGCAAACGCAGCCCGCTGTCAGGTAAGTGA
- a CDS encoding CPBP family intramembrane glutamic endopeptidase: protein MKKLNEIKPVWHAVIWIVAYVLLVNIGDWLSELMGEPQLATAPILAVLSVVLFIYVRRNGWLRYYGLRPLRGSDARGTLLYLPLVVIAGMQYVKGLRSDLDVAAVLLIVVLMVCVGFIEELVFRGFLFRAILANASLKRAVLISGATFGIGHIVNLARGYTGLDQVIQIGFGVLLGIVLALLFAVTGTIVPLIVFHTVLNISGNVTVADSGAELAMLAATAVICAGYAAYLVAVLRRRGPDAEVQSLPAPESVPADR from the coding sequence GTGAAGAAACTGAATGAGATCAAACCCGTCTGGCACGCGGTGATCTGGATCGTGGCGTATGTGCTGCTGGTCAACATCGGCGACTGGCTTTCCGAACTCATGGGCGAGCCGCAGCTGGCCACGGCGCCGATTCTGGCGGTGCTGTCCGTCGTGCTGTTCATCTACGTCAGGCGGAACGGCTGGCTCCGCTACTACGGGCTCCGTCCGCTGAGGGGGTCCGATGCCAGGGGCACGTTGCTGTACCTGCCGTTGGTGGTCATCGCCGGGATGCAGTACGTCAAGGGGCTCCGGAGTGACCTCGATGTGGCGGCGGTGCTGCTGATTGTTGTCCTCATGGTTTGTGTGGGGTTCATCGAGGAGCTGGTGTTCCGGGGGTTTCTGTTCCGGGCCATCCTCGCCAACGCCAGCCTGAAGCGGGCCGTCCTCATTTCGGGCGCGACCTTCGGGATCGGCCACATCGTCAACCTGGCGCGGGGCTACACGGGCCTCGACCAGGTCATCCAGATCGGCTTCGGTGTGCTTCTGGGGATCGTGCTCGCGCTGCTCTTCGCCGTGACCGGGACCATCGTGCCGCTCATCGTGTTCCACACGGTGCTGAACATCAGCGGGAACGTGACGGTGGCGGACTCCGGGGCTGAGCTGGCCATGCTGGCCGCAACGGCGGTCATCTGCGCCGGGTACGCCGCCTACCTCGTGGCCGTCCTGCGCCGGCGCGGACCGGACGCCGAGGTGCAGAGCCTCCCCGCTCCCGAGTCCGTTCCAGCGGACCGATAA
- a CDS encoding CPBP family intramembrane glutamic endopeptidase: protein MTTTAAGTGFRGRTGHVLKAAAASPCTWFYAAVWFAAAVVLSAGGHDLPVAGMAVGGVLLLLSLLVAGATEPAPSVAADAGPVRRRVWVQLGVAAVFIALTAWNGLAFHHVMGGDAGIPLWTPLVEWLRGLGEQWFGAGRGNFLANPVTFTVLPLAALLLAGARLPALGFGKGHRTGRALLICCAIPAAWLAFTLVSGQQTALRLLGTLASNVMQNGFFEEFLFRGAVQTRLRLLAGPGWALVLQALVFGVWHLGLGYTNTGHTGLLPAIAVTILQQSLIGLALGTLFERTRNLLVPSVVHIAVNSM, encoded by the coding sequence ATGACCACCACAGCGGCGGGGACCGGTTTCCGCGGGCGAACTGGACACGTACTGAAAGCGGCTGCCGCGTCCCCGTGCACATGGTTCTACGCCGCTGTATGGTTCGCCGCCGCCGTCGTACTCTCTGCCGGAGGGCACGATCTTCCGGTGGCGGGCATGGCGGTGGGCGGTGTCCTGCTCCTGCTCAGCCTTCTGGTTGCGGGAGCCACCGAACCGGCACCCTCGGTGGCGGCCGACGCCGGCCCTGTACGCCGGCGCGTGTGGGTGCAGCTGGGGGTGGCGGCCGTCTTCATAGCGCTCACCGCGTGGAACGGACTCGCCTTCCACCACGTCATGGGCGGCGATGCGGGGATCCCGTTGTGGACGCCGCTGGTGGAATGGCTCCGCGGCCTGGGGGAACAGTGGTTCGGCGCGGGCCGCGGGAACTTCCTGGCCAACCCGGTCACCTTCACGGTCCTGCCGCTGGCGGCGCTGCTGCTGGCCGGCGCGCGGCTCCCCGCCCTGGGCTTCGGGAAGGGCCACCGGACGGGCCGGGCGCTGCTGATCTGCTGCGCCATCCCCGCTGCGTGGCTTGCGTTCACCCTGGTCAGCGGCCAGCAGACGGCCCTCCGGCTGCTGGGCACGCTCGCCTCCAATGTCATGCAGAACGGCTTCTTTGAGGAGTTCCTGTTCCGTGGTGCCGTGCAAACGCGGCTGCGGCTGCTCGCCGGTCCCGGATGGGCCCTCGTCCTGCAGGCCCTGGTGTTCGGCGTCTGGCATCTCGGGCTGGGCTACACCAACACCGGGCACACCGGCCTGCTGCCGGCCATTGCGGTCACCATCCTCCAGCAGTCCCTCATTGGACTCGCGCTGGGGACTCTGTTTGAGCGCACCCGCAACCTGCTGGTGCCGTCCGTGGTGCACATCGCCGTCAACAGCATGTGA
- a CDS encoding GAF and ANTAR domain-containing protein — protein sequence MTNSPEHELLLELQDLIVGTGSVAEFLGGLSVSAASALSRSAGTAIECGVTLKHGRRTATVGGSTDRAVELDRIEQQVGDGPCIAALKVKQPVLLADVRTDPRWPDYQQRLIEEGVQSVLGVPLELSQGATAALNFFSPVTDAFSKAVIDEAVSFADVARNAVGLAVRVATAEDAADDLSAAMASRTAINLACGIIMGQNRCTQNEAMDILIKVSSHRNQKLRVVAEEIVTKVSGAGPTTYFDM from the coding sequence ATGACCAATTCCCCCGAGCACGAGCTGCTCCTTGAGCTGCAGGACCTGATCGTCGGGACCGGATCCGTGGCTGAATTCCTTGGCGGCCTGTCTGTGAGTGCGGCGTCGGCGTTAAGCAGATCGGCCGGCACGGCAATCGAGTGCGGCGTCACCCTGAAGCACGGCCGGCGGACCGCCACAGTGGGCGGCAGCACTGACCGGGCCGTCGAGCTGGACAGGATTGAACAGCAAGTGGGCGACGGGCCCTGCATCGCCGCGCTGAAGGTGAAGCAACCGGTGCTCCTGGCCGATGTCCGCACGGACCCGCGCTGGCCCGATTACCAGCAACGCCTCATCGAGGAGGGCGTCCAGAGCGTCCTCGGTGTACCGCTCGAGCTCAGCCAAGGGGCCACTGCGGCCCTGAACTTCTTCTCACCCGTCACCGATGCGTTCAGCAAGGCGGTCATCGACGAGGCAGTCAGTTTCGCCGACGTCGCCCGCAACGCGGTGGGCCTGGCCGTCAGGGTGGCCACGGCCGAGGACGCCGCCGATGACCTGAGCGCGGCCATGGCGAGCCGCACCGCCATCAACCTGGCCTGCGGCATCATCATGGGCCAGAACCGCTGCACCCAGAACGAAGCCATGGACATCCTGATCAAGGTCTCCAGCCACCGGAACCAGAAACTCCGGGTGGTGGCCGAGGAGATCGTCACCAAGGTCTCCGGCGCGGGACCCACCACGTACTTCGACATGTAG
- a CDS encoding HNH endonuclease signature motif containing protein, with protein sequence MSNRVVAQAYAEITAAVAVLTGVARGSGPGGLSVAGDPVRDLSEDCLDILAGGVRAEAQMACLKALTAVTYADTAQAVAGPETSGQALEMAVTAEVGCVLTIGDRAAGSFLAISHALATTLPLTLTALQAGTISWQHARVMADEAATLGPAGAAALEAHFLDPDSPGAATGCPPGEMPAGRFRHHARTWRERHHSDSIEKRHAKSVLDRRIDYSPDQDGMAWLSAYLPADTAAAIWNRTTAIARGLQGPTEPRTLTQLRVDAYATALLGGHQNDNRNVASTRGSGGSDGNGNQGGAARVPTPRAQVLVTVPVFSLLGATEEPAMLDGYGPIPASIARDLVANGAESFHRVLIDPRDGAPLEIGRTSYRLTKAMRQWLRLRDGKCPFPGCSNNSLDNEADHLLAWADGGTTGISNLGQPCPRHHRLRHTTAWQPSPATPTRPPGWISPTGRRYTSEHQNWEPPHWPQRPRPHSYPALIHLGPSPGEDGLERLLHALA encoded by the coding sequence ATGAGCAACCGTGTAGTGGCGCAGGCGTACGCGGAGATCACCGCGGCCGTTGCGGTGCTCACCGGGGTGGCCCGCGGATCCGGTCCCGGCGGCCTCTCCGTAGCCGGTGATCCCGTGCGGGACCTCTCTGAGGATTGCCTGGACATCCTGGCCGGCGGCGTGAGAGCGGAGGCGCAGATGGCCTGCCTGAAAGCACTCACCGCCGTGACATACGCGGACACAGCCCAGGCGGTGGCCGGCCCGGAGACGTCGGGCCAGGCCCTGGAGATGGCGGTCACCGCCGAGGTCGGCTGCGTCCTGACCATTGGGGACCGGGCGGCCGGATCATTCCTGGCCATCTCCCATGCCCTGGCCACGACGTTGCCGCTGACCCTAACGGCCCTGCAGGCCGGAACCATCTCCTGGCAGCATGCCCGGGTCATGGCCGACGAAGCCGCCACCCTCGGCCCCGCAGGTGCTGCCGCCTTGGAAGCCCACTTCCTGGACCCGGACTCACCCGGCGCCGCCACGGGATGCCCGCCCGGGGAGATGCCGGCAGGCCGGTTCCGGCACCACGCCAGAACTTGGCGCGAACGCCACCACAGCGACAGCATCGAAAAACGCCACGCCAAAAGCGTCCTCGACCGGCGGATCGACTACTCCCCGGACCAGGACGGGATGGCCTGGCTCTCGGCCTACCTCCCCGCGGACACCGCCGCAGCGATCTGGAACCGCACCACGGCGATAGCCCGTGGTCTTCAAGGGCCGACCGAGCCCCGGACCCTTACCCAGCTCCGAGTCGACGCCTACGCCACCGCCCTCCTCGGCGGACATCAAAACGACAACAGAAACGTGGCCAGCACCCGGGGCAGCGGCGGCTCCGACGGGAACGGGAACCAGGGCGGCGCGGCGCGGGTTCCCACACCGCGGGCGCAGGTGCTTGTTACGGTCCCGGTGTTCTCCCTGCTCGGGGCCACCGAGGAACCGGCCATGCTGGACGGGTACGGCCCCATCCCGGCGTCGATTGCCAGGGACCTCGTGGCGAACGGGGCCGAGTCGTTCCACCGGGTCCTGATTGACCCGCGCGACGGGGCACCCTTGGAGATCGGGCGCACCAGCTACCGGCTGACCAAGGCCATGCGGCAATGGCTGCGGCTGCGGGACGGCAAATGCCCCTTCCCGGGCTGTTCGAACAACTCACTGGACAACGAAGCCGATCATCTCCTCGCCTGGGCCGACGGCGGCACCACCGGGATCTCGAACCTGGGACAACCGTGCCCCCGACACCACAGGCTCCGCCACACCACAGCCTGGCAACCCAGCCCAGCCACCCCAACCAGGCCACCGGGATGGATCTCTCCAACGGGCAGACGCTACACAAGCGAGCACCAGAACTGGGAACCACCACACTGGCCCCAACGGCCCCGGCCGCACAGCTACCCCGCACTCATCCACCTCGGACCCTCACCCGGAGAGGACGGACTGGAACGGCTCCTCCACGCCCTGGCCTGA
- a CDS encoding XRE family transcriptional regulator has translation MADELDDVLGAVGPRLRAIRTEHNLTLGDVSSASGVSVSTLSRLESGQRRPNLEILLPLAKLYGVPLDDLVGAPPTGDPRIHLRPITHAGMTAVPLTRRPGGLQAFKMVLDGGARGEVPDPRVHEGYEWLYILNGRLRLVLGEKDFELRAGEAAEFDTRTPHWFASADGKPVEFISLFGQQGERMHIRARPKPS, from the coding sequence ATGGCAGACGAACTGGACGATGTCCTTGGGGCGGTGGGTCCCCGGCTGCGGGCCATCCGCACCGAACACAACCTCACCCTCGGCGACGTGTCGTCCGCCTCCGGCGTTTCGGTGAGCACCTTGTCGCGGCTGGAGTCCGGGCAGCGCAGGCCCAACCTCGAGATCCTGCTGCCCCTCGCGAAGCTGTACGGCGTTCCGCTTGATGACCTGGTGGGTGCCCCGCCCACGGGGGATCCCAGGATCCACCTCCGCCCCATCACCCACGCGGGGATGACCGCCGTTCCGCTCACCCGCCGGCCGGGCGGCCTGCAGGCGTTCAAGATGGTGCTCGACGGCGGTGCGCGCGGGGAAGTGCCGGACCCGCGCGTTCACGAGGGCTACGAATGGCTCTACATCCTCAACGGGCGGCTGCGCCTGGTGTTGGGGGAGAAGGACTTCGAACTGCGTGCCGGCGAGGCCGCGGAGTTCGATACGCGCACCCCGCACTGGTTCGCCAGCGCCGACGGCAAACCGGTGGAGTTCATCAGCCTGTTCGGGCAGCAGGGCGAGCGGATGCACATCCGGGCGCGGCCCAAGCCCTCATAG
- a CDS encoding NAD(P)/FAD-dependent oxidoreductase, which produces MDTTRYDVVIIGGGAAGLSAATTLARALRSVLVIDSGTPRNAPAAGIHGYLSRDGLNPRELLALGRSEVLSYGGTVLDGEAVSAQRSPSGFEIALGDSRRVTGRRLLVTTGLTDELPAIDGLREQWGKGVVHCPYCHGWEIRGQRIGVLGTGPLSVHQALLFRQWSPDVTLFLNNTLEPTDEEWDKLAARSVRVVEGSVASVDAEDGVLAGVTLRTGQSFPVAALAVGSRMEARSALLESLGLQAEEHPSGAGHFIETDAMGATAVPGVFAAGNVTNLMAQVITAAAEGVMAGARINADLIEEETRWAVEGRFGPFSAASEAAVSRTVLGERRHGLTR; this is translated from the coding sequence ATGGACACCACACGCTACGACGTTGTGATCATTGGCGGCGGCGCCGCGGGGCTCAGCGCAGCCACCACCCTGGCCCGGGCACTGCGCTCGGTGCTGGTCATCGATTCCGGAACGCCGCGCAACGCACCCGCGGCCGGCATCCACGGGTACCTGTCCCGGGACGGCCTGAACCCGCGGGAACTCCTGGCCCTGGGACGCAGCGAAGTGCTCTCCTATGGCGGAACCGTGTTGGACGGCGAGGCGGTTTCGGCGCAGCGGTCTCCTTCCGGATTCGAGATAGCTCTCGGGGATTCCCGGCGGGTCACCGGGCGGCGCCTCCTGGTCACCACCGGCCTGACGGACGAACTGCCGGCCATCGACGGGCTGCGCGAACAATGGGGCAAGGGCGTGGTGCACTGCCCCTACTGCCACGGCTGGGAAATCCGCGGGCAACGGATCGGCGTGCTGGGCACCGGCCCGCTGTCCGTCCACCAGGCCCTGCTGTTCCGGCAATGGTCCCCGGACGTCACCCTCTTCCTCAACAACACGCTGGAACCCACGGACGAGGAATGGGACAAACTCGCCGCCCGGTCCGTCCGGGTGGTGGAGGGCTCCGTGGCCTCGGTCGACGCCGAGGACGGTGTCCTCGCGGGCGTCACGCTGCGCACGGGTCAGTCCTTTCCGGTAGCTGCGCTGGCGGTCGGATCACGGATGGAAGCCCGGTCCGCGCTGCTGGAATCGCTCGGGCTCCAGGCCGAGGAGCATCCGTCCGGGGCAGGGCACTTCATCGAGACCGACGCCATGGGCGCCACGGCCGTCCCGGGCGTGTTCGCCGCAGGCAACGTCACCAACCTCATGGCCCAGGTAATCACCGCGGCGGCCGAAGGTGTCATGGCCGGGGCACGGATCAACGCCGACCTCATCGAGGAGGAAACCCGCTGGGCCGTGGAGGGCCGGTTCGGCCCCTTCTCGGCCGCCTCGGAAGCGGCCGTCTCCCGGACCGTCCTGGGTGAGCGGCGTCACGGCCTCACAAGGTAG